A genomic window from Micromonospora ferruginea includes:
- a CDS encoding lasso peptide biosynthesis B2 protein, with translation MTTIARSVRCLALDAAAVTLCAALADQGVPAVVLKGPGLAHRLDLVGRRAYGDIDLLVAPASFDRAQRVLAGLGWRSPLPDDPTAYERPWRLPGPVVLTVDLHRGFHGVDDREAFWAEVHASAEPLPLSGGTVPVPGPAATALLVALHAAVPGDSAKPRADLERALAVFPDETWRAAADLAGRTGAALLFAVGLRSVPAGAERAASLDLIRPASAALWLRARQGSSVALGLAQLGELPTARTRLGYLARRLYPTAVEMRYTLPLARRGWHGLLLARVLRFGRHVARVPGAVPELRRAVRRLAEEAAADRSAGRPPVVGVPPRGLDRRLPSPGALVRLVRRDGLPGLGTAVWTARAVRLLRRQLPRRSLDAVRLPAPPAAAGGHRHVVLGVLRRTGANCIERSLVLQRWYGSQRVARTLVIGVTTPSEGFRAHAWLDGETDAERESMVELTRRPPPPEWLAGDDRASSRIG, from the coding sequence ATGACCACGATCGCCCGGTCGGTCCGCTGCCTCGCGCTCGACGCCGCCGCCGTGACGCTCTGCGCCGCACTGGCCGACCAGGGGGTCCCGGCCGTCGTGCTGAAGGGGCCGGGGCTGGCCCACCGGCTCGACCTGGTCGGGCGACGGGCCTACGGCGACATCGACCTGCTGGTCGCCCCCGCGTCGTTCGACCGGGCGCAGCGGGTGCTGGCCGGTCTCGGCTGGCGCAGCCCGCTCCCCGACGACCCGACCGCGTACGAGCGGCCCTGGCGCCTGCCGGGCCCCGTCGTCCTCACCGTCGACCTGCACCGCGGCTTCCACGGGGTGGACGACCGGGAGGCCTTCTGGGCCGAGGTGCACGCCTCGGCCGAGCCGCTCCCGCTCAGCGGCGGGACGGTCCCGGTGCCCGGTCCCGCGGCCACCGCCCTGCTGGTCGCGCTGCACGCCGCCGTACCCGGAGACTCCGCCAAGCCGCGCGCGGACCTGGAGCGCGCCCTGGCGGTGTTCCCGGACGAGACCTGGCGGGCGGCGGCCGACCTGGCCGGACGGACCGGCGCCGCGCTGCTGTTCGCGGTCGGCCTGCGGTCGGTGCCGGCCGGCGCCGAGCGGGCGGCGTCGCTGGACCTGATCCGGCCGGCGAGCGCGGCGCTGTGGCTCCGGGCCCGCCAGGGATCCTCCGTCGCGCTGGGCCTCGCGCAGCTCGGCGAACTGCCCACCGCCCGGACCCGGCTGGGATACCTGGCCCGCCGGCTGTACCCGACGGCGGTCGAGATGAGATACACCCTTCCGCTGGCCCGGCGCGGGTGGCACGGGCTGCTGCTGGCCCGGGTCCTGCGGTTCGGCCGGCACGTCGCCCGGGTGCCAGGGGCGGTGCCCGAACTGCGCCGGGCGGTGCGTCGGCTCGCCGAGGAGGCCGCCGCCGACCGGTCGGCCGGCCGACCACCGGTCGTCGGCGTCCCGCCGCGCGGGCTCGACCGGCGGCTGCCGTCGCCGGGCGCGCTGGTCCGGCTGGTCCGGCGGGACGGCCTGCCGGGGCTGGGCACCGCCGTGTGGACGGCCCGCGCCGTGCGACTGCTCCGCCGGCAGCTTCCCCGCCGCAGCCTCGACGCCGTCCGGCTGCCCGCGCCGCCGGCCGCCGCCGGCGGGCACCGGCACGTGGTGCTCGGGGTGCTGCGCCGGACCGGCGCCAACTGCATCGAGCGCTCCCTGGTCCTGCAACGCTGGTACGGCAGCCAGCGGGTCGCCCGGACACTGGTGATCGGCGTGACCACGCCCAGCGAGGGGTTCCGCGCGCACGCCTGGCTCGACGGCGAGACCGACGCCGAGCGGGAGTCCATGGTGGAGCTGACCCGCCGGCCGCCGCCGCCGGAGTGGCTGGCCGGCGACGATCGGGCGTCCTCCCGCATCGGTTGA
- a CDS encoding ion transporter, with translation MVDRRAEVPAQRGDRRRGGAQRGLAGRCARLVASRPFEVAIVVLIMANGAVLGIETYPHTGTTASVLRGTEWMFRVVFVVEITIRVLAYGRRPQDFLRHGWNVFDLLVTVAIFVPGLHGDSAVLRFVRVARVLRLVRFSPGLRTIVTALWRSLPGVAAFLALAGVTLYVYGMAGWLIFGDRYPEQYGDIGRSLVTLFVLLSLETLPDLLEQGLEVSSWTLLYYVSFVMIAVNLLLNILIAVIVNSMEEARRLEMTEGLSPDYDSDGDGVPDEVDRIAISQRLDDLRTVVAELERELRIDREDAPGGGRRRP, from the coding sequence ATGGTTGACCGGCGAGCTGAGGTGCCGGCCCAGCGGGGGGACCGCCGTCGCGGCGGCGCGCAGCGGGGACTGGCGGGCCGGTGCGCCCGGCTCGTCGCGTCCCGACCGTTCGAGGTCGCGATCGTCGTGCTGATCATGGCCAACGGCGCGGTGCTGGGCATCGAGACGTACCCGCACACCGGCACCACGGCGTCGGTGCTGCGCGGGACCGAGTGGATGTTCCGGGTGGTCTTCGTCGTGGAGATCACCATCCGGGTGCTGGCGTACGGCCGCCGCCCGCAGGACTTCCTCCGGCACGGCTGGAACGTGTTCGACCTGCTGGTGACCGTGGCGATCTTCGTGCCGGGGCTGCACGGCGACTCGGCCGTGCTGCGGTTCGTCCGGGTCGCCCGGGTGCTGCGGCTGGTCCGCTTCTCGCCCGGCCTGCGCACCATCGTCACGGCGCTGTGGCGCAGCCTGCCCGGCGTGGCCGCGTTCCTCGCGCTGGCCGGCGTCACCCTCTACGTCTACGGCATGGCCGGCTGGCTCATCTTCGGCGACCGCTACCCGGAGCAGTACGGCGACATCGGCCGCTCACTGGTGACGCTGTTCGTGCTGCTCTCCCTGGAGACGCTGCCCGACCTGCTGGAGCAGGGCCTCGAGGTGTCGTCCTGGACGCTGCTCTACTACGTCAGCTTCGTGATGATCGCGGTCAACCTGCTGCTGAACATCCTCATCGCGGTCATCGTCAACTCGATGGAGGAGGCGCGCCGGCTGGAGATGACCGAGGGGTTGTCCCCGGACTACGACTCCGACGGCGACGGGGTGCCGGACGAGGTGGACCGGATCGCGATCAGCCAGCGCCTGGACGACCTGCGTACGGTCGTCGCCGAGCTGGAGCGGGAACTGCGTATCGACCGGGAGGACGCGCCCGGCGGCGGCCGGCGGCGGCCATGA
- a CDS encoding L,D-transpeptidase family protein produces MRRRSLILGAAAGLAAPVVAGAAPAAAASSPIGTDPPRPRPRTYSPANRATGLTTLPEATRQVVVVTAASWNTSQATLETFAKVDGRWTAVSAALSARIGSQFFSDNHVEGVPTTPTGVYAFGPTIYGIAADPGVRHPYHRVVTNDWWNENPTSSAYNTFQHQATSPGGYSEALWTEKPAYTHFAVITYNMAPTVPKPVPNAGSGIFLHEFSKTPSGPTAGCVSLSHADLVTVLRWLDPAAQPRIVMCPLDSLGRY; encoded by the coding sequence ATGCGACGCAGATCACTGATCCTCGGCGCGGCGGCCGGTCTCGCCGCGCCCGTCGTCGCCGGCGCGGCGCCGGCCGCGGCGGCTTCCTCGCCGATCGGCACCGACCCGCCGCGCCCGCGACCACGGACCTATTCGCCGGCCAACAGGGCCACCGGCCTCACCACGCTGCCGGAGGCCACCCGGCAGGTCGTCGTCGTGACGGCGGCGAGCTGGAACACCAGTCAGGCCACCCTGGAGACGTTCGCCAAGGTCGACGGGCGGTGGACCGCGGTGTCCGCGGCGCTGTCCGCGCGGATCGGCTCGCAGTTCTTCAGCGACAACCATGTCGAGGGTGTCCCGACCACGCCGACCGGTGTCTACGCGTTCGGCCCCACGATCTACGGCATCGCCGCCGACCCGGGCGTCCGCCACCCCTACCACCGGGTCGTGACGAACGACTGGTGGAACGAGAACCCGACGTCGTCCGCCTACAACACGTTCCAGCACCAGGCCACCAGCCCGGGCGGCTACAGCGAGGCGCTGTGGACGGAGAAGCCCGCCTACACGCACTTCGCCGTGATCACCTACAACATGGCGCCGACCGTGCCGAAGCCGGTGCCCAACGCCGGCAGCGGCATCTTCCTGCACGAGTTCAGCAAGACGCCCTCCGGTCCCACCGCCGGGTGCGTCAGCCTGTCGCACGCCGACCTGGTCACCGTGCTGCGCTGGCTCGACCCGGCGGCTCAGCCCCGCATCGTGATGTGCCCGCTGGACAGCCTCGGCCGCTACTGA
- a CDS encoding MFS transporter yields the protein MSVDSSIRAVLRAPQVAWVLLGSQIGRLPTASGPLALLLFARQSLSLAAAGLLVAAYTAGMALGTPLLARAVDRWRQPPVLWAAAVVSGLGFGAVALTGGHLAGAVTGAAVAGFGTPPLEACLRTLWPDLLPPGTVPTAYTLDIALQEVIFVAGPLVTLLAVTVGGPSAGLLAAAVAQLAGTALYALSPAARAWRGVAAVRHWAGPLRVRRFAVMMLGVVGVGAAVGSIAVAVTGYAESAGDRRLSGWLLAAQAAGALVGGLAWTRVRPGGPGRLPVLAAALTAGFLPLLLAPGPVPMAGLLAVSGLALPPVLTAVFLTAERLAEPGTVAEAFAWVSTAFVVGSAAGSALAGVSAGIRYGLLVAPAAALLGTVVLWAVVRPGRTRAPGLTASRGA from the coding sequence ATGTCCGTCGACAGCTCGATCCGGGCGGTGCTGCGTGCGCCGCAGGTCGCCTGGGTGCTCCTGGGCAGCCAGATCGGCCGGCTGCCCACCGCCAGCGGCCCGCTGGCGCTGCTGCTCTTCGCCCGCCAGTCGCTCAGCCTGGCCGCCGCCGGCCTGCTGGTCGCCGCGTACACCGCCGGGATGGCGCTCGGCACGCCGCTGCTGGCCCGGGCGGTGGACCGCTGGCGGCAGCCGCCGGTGCTCTGGGCCGCGGCGGTCGTCTCCGGCCTCGGCTTCGGCGCGGTGGCGCTCACCGGCGGGCACCTGGCCGGCGCGGTCACCGGCGCGGCGGTCGCCGGGTTCGGCACCCCGCCGCTGGAGGCGTGCCTGCGCACGCTCTGGCCGGACCTGCTGCCGCCGGGCACGGTGCCCACCGCGTACACGCTGGACATCGCACTGCAAGAAGTGATCTTCGTGGCGGGGCCGCTGGTCACCCTGCTCGCGGTGACCGTCGGCGGGCCGTCCGCGGGGCTGCTCGCCGCCGCCGTGGCGCAGCTCGCCGGTACCGCGCTGTACGCGCTCAGCCCGGCCGCCCGGGCCTGGCGCGGGGTGGCCGCGGTGCGGCACTGGGCCGGGCCGCTGCGGGTACGCCGGTTCGCGGTGATGATGCTCGGCGTGGTCGGCGTCGGCGCGGCGGTCGGCAGCATCGCGGTGGCGGTGACCGGTTACGCCGAGTCGGCCGGCGACCGGCGGCTCAGCGGCTGGCTGCTGGCCGCGCAGGCGGCCGGCGCGCTGGTCGGCGGCCTGGCCTGGACCCGGGTCCGGCCGGGCGGCCCCGGCCGGCTGCCGGTGCTGGCCGCCGCGCTCACCGCCGGTTTCCTGCCGCTGCTGCTGGCGCCCGGGCCGGTGCCGATGGCCGGCCTGCTCGCGGTGAGCGGGCTGGCGCTGCCGCCGGTGCTGACCGCCGTCTTCCTCACCGCCGAGCGGCTGGCCGAGCCGGGGACGGTGGCCGAGGCGTTCGCCTGGGTCAGCACCGCGTTCGTGGTGGGCAGCGCCGCCGGTTCCGCGCTCGCCGGGGTGTCGGCCGGCATCCGGTACGGCCTGCTGGTCGCCCCCGCCGCCGCGCTGCTCGGCACCGTGGTGCTGTGGGCGGTGGTCCGGCCGGGCCGCACCCGGGCACCCGGGCTCACAGCCAGCCGCGGCGCTTGA
- a CDS encoding DUF4139 domain-containing protein has protein sequence MDTPEIEAPVVGVTVYPDRARVTRRAGLRLAAGEHRVRVTPLPLGLRRDSIRVGGRGAATVLGVDVRTRHLPSSGDVQVVGLEQRRRELAEELAEIEDADGIEERRGEFLDRLAERAGGTYARALAAGDAQPADVAAFADSVAAQAADSRGRRRELARRRTELAEETAAVERDLDATRGKREPDHLVAEVTVAVESDDAEVELELTYLVDGARWQPSYDLRLVDDTMTVTWFALVSQSTGEDWPECDLRLSTARPAAATGVPELATWYLDRFRPPSPRAATADMPLGMPPPAAPAGGGGLARSAAPRPPVRESVAEVEQGVSAATYRPARPVAVPADGSAHRATVAVLELPTRLDHVTAPVRAAEAHLRATVRNTSDHTLLAGPAAVFHGADFVAATRLPVWAPGEEIELALGVDDRLRVERKLLRRAETKATLGSTRRREVEYRITVANHTPRPATVEVRDQLPVSRDEAVVVRETALTPPPAERTELGEVTWRLTLAPGDSGEITLGFRVELARGVEVTGWRE, from the coding sequence GTGGACACCCCGGAGATCGAGGCACCCGTCGTCGGCGTCACCGTCTATCCCGACCGGGCGCGGGTCACCCGCCGCGCCGGCCTCCGGCTCGCCGCCGGCGAACATCGGGTACGCGTCACGCCGCTCCCGCTCGGCCTGCGCCGTGACTCGATCCGGGTCGGCGGCCGGGGCGCGGCCACCGTGCTCGGCGTGGACGTGCGCACCCGACACCTGCCGAGCAGCGGCGACGTGCAGGTGGTCGGCCTGGAGCAACGACGACGCGAGCTGGCCGAGGAGCTGGCCGAGATCGAGGACGCCGACGGGATCGAGGAGCGGCGCGGCGAGTTCCTCGACCGGCTGGCCGAGCGCGCCGGCGGCACGTACGCCCGGGCGCTGGCCGCCGGCGACGCGCAACCGGCCGACGTGGCCGCCTTCGCCGACTCGGTCGCCGCCCAGGCCGCCGACAGCCGTGGCCGGCGACGCGAGCTGGCCCGGCGGCGGACCGAGCTGGCGGAGGAGACGGCCGCGGTGGAGCGCGACCTCGACGCCACGCGCGGCAAGCGAGAGCCGGACCACCTGGTCGCCGAGGTGACCGTCGCGGTCGAGTCCGACGACGCCGAGGTCGAGCTGGAGCTGACCTACCTGGTGGACGGCGCGCGCTGGCAGCCCTCCTACGACCTGCGGCTGGTCGACGACACCATGACCGTCACCTGGTTCGCACTGGTCAGCCAGAGCACCGGGGAGGACTGGCCGGAGTGCGACCTGCGGCTCTCCACCGCGCGGCCGGCGGCGGCGACCGGCGTACCCGAACTGGCGACCTGGTATCTCGACCGGTTCCGGCCGCCGTCGCCCCGCGCGGCGACGGCGGACATGCCGCTCGGGATGCCGCCGCCGGCGGCGCCCGCCGGCGGCGGTGGCCTCGCCCGGTCCGCGGCGCCCCGGCCCCCGGTGCGGGAGAGCGTGGCCGAGGTCGAGCAGGGGGTCAGCGCGGCCACCTACCGGCCGGCGCGACCGGTGGCGGTGCCCGCCGACGGCAGCGCGCACCGGGCCACGGTCGCGGTGCTGGAGCTGCCGACCCGGCTCGACCACGTGACCGCGCCGGTCCGGGCCGCCGAGGCCCACCTGCGGGCCACGGTCCGCAACACCTCGGACCACACGCTGCTCGCCGGTCCGGCGGCGGTGTTCCACGGCGCGGACTTCGTGGCGGCGACGAGGTTGCCGGTGTGGGCACCGGGCGAGGAGATCGAACTGGCGCTCGGCGTGGACGACCGGCTGCGGGTGGAGCGGAAGCTGCTCCGGCGCGCCGAGACGAAGGCCACGCTCGGCTCGACCCGGCGGCGGGAGGTGGAGTACCGGATCACGGTCGCCAACCACACGCCACGGCCGGCGACGGTGGAGGTACGCGACCAGTTGCCGGTGTCCCGCGACGAGGCGGTGGTGGTCCGGGAGACGGCGCTGACGCCGCCGCCGGCGGAGCGTACCGAGCTGGGCGAGGTGACCTGGCGGCTGACGCTCGCCCCGGGCGACAGCGGCGAGATCACGCTGGGCTTCCGGGTGGAGCTGGCCAGGGGTGTCGAGGTGACCGGCTGGCGGGAGTAG
- a CDS encoding GlsB/YeaQ/YmgE family stress response membrane protein, whose product MEVTGFLTAIIIGLVIGALGRLVVPGKQNIPIWLTLVIGVVAALLGTLVAGLFGVDDTAGIDWIELLIQVLFAAAGVYIAAGAYGRRRH is encoded by the coding sequence GTGGAAGTCACCGGTTTCCTCACCGCCATCATCATCGGTCTCGTCATCGGCGCGCTCGGCCGCCTCGTGGTGCCGGGCAAGCAGAACATCCCGATCTGGCTCACGCTGGTCATCGGTGTGGTCGCCGCGCTCCTGGGCACGCTCGTGGCCGGCCTGTTCGGTGTCGACGACACCGCCGGCATCGACTGGATCGAACTGCTGATCCAGGTCCTCTTCGCCGCTGCCGGCGTCTACATCGCGGCTGGCGCATATGGGCGCCGTCGCCACTGA